The following proteins are co-located in the Peromyscus maniculatus bairdii isolate BWxNUB_F1_BW_parent chromosome 23, HU_Pman_BW_mat_3.1, whole genome shotgun sequence genome:
- the LOC102924272 gene encoding claudin-4, whose amino-acid sequence MASMGLQVLGIALAVLGWLGAILSCALPMWRVTAFIGSNIVTAQTSWEGLWMNCVVQSTGQMQCKVYDSLLALPQDLQAARALIVVCIIVAALGMLLSVVGGKCTNCMEDETVKAKTMIGAGVVFIIAALLAMVPISWTAHNVIRDFYNPLVVAGQKREMGAALYIGWAASGLLLLGGGLLCCNCPPRSNEKPYSAKYSAARSVPASNYV is encoded by the coding sequence ATGGCGTCCATGGGACTCCAGGTGCTGGGCATCGCCTTGGCGGTCCTGGGCTGGCTGGGCGCGATCCTGAGCTGCGCGCTCCCCATGTGGCGGGTGACGGCCTTCATCGGCAGCAACATCGTCACGGCGCAGACCAGCTGGGAGGGCCTGTGGATGAACTGCGTGGTGCAGAGCACCGGGCAGATGCAGTGCAAGGTGTACGACTCGCTGCTGGCCCTGCCGCAGGACCTGCAGGCCGCCCGAGCCCTCATCGTCGTCTGCATCATCGTGGCCGCGCTGGGGATGCTCCTCTCGGTGGTAGGGGGCAAATGTACCAACTGCATGGAAGACGAGACCGTCAAGGCCAAGACCATGATCGGGGCCGGCGTCGTGTTCATCATCGCAGCCTTGCTGGCTATGGTGCCCATCTCCTGGACCGCACACAACGTCATCCGCGACTTCTACAATCCCCTGGTCGTTGCCGGGCAGAAAAGAGAGATGGGGGCCGCGCTTTACATCGGCTGGGCGGCTTCTGGGCTGCTGCTTCTGGGAGGAGGCCTTCTCTGCTGCAACTGCCCACCTCGCAGCAACGAGAAGCCGTACTCCGCCAAGTACTCCGCCGCCCGCTCTGTCCCCGCCAGCAACTATGTGTAA
- the LOC102924901 gene encoding claudin-13-like, with translation MGRRVLEAASFSLVLLGWLVAIISCGLPLWIVTKVSEENSIWEGLWNICDAEIHQNVICMPYNSNLVMSQELQGSRVLVVICIIIISMGLLLYMIRNKLIKDESNMNNEGKIKMAASGLFVGAGLLLLVSVSWVTHNVIIDMNNSTYDPQWKPKMGASLYLGWLSSLLLLLGGALLGGALLWCQAPLTMSSLSQ, from the coding sequence ATGGGTCGAAGAGTTCTGGAAGCAGCCAGCTTCTCTCTGGTCTTGCTAGGCTGGCTAGTGGCCATTATCAGCTGTGGCCTGCCCTTGTGGATTGTGACGAAAGTTTCTGAAGAGAACAGCATTTGGGAGGGCCTGTGGAACATCTGTGATGCGGAAATACACCAGAACGTGATCTGCATGCCCTACAACTCAAACCTGGTCATGTCACAGGAGCTGCAGGGGTCTCGCGTTCTAGTGGTCAtctgcatcatcatcatctcaaTGGGTTTGCTGCTGTACATGATCAGAAATAAGCTCATCAAAGATGAGTCAAATATGAACAATGAAGGCAAGATCAAGATGGCGGCAAGTGGATTGTTCGTGGGGGCTggtctgctgctgctggtgtctgTGTCCTGGGTAACACACAATGTCATCATTGACATGAACAACTCTACATATGACCCCCAGTGGAAACCAAAGATGGGAGCCTCACTCTACCTGGGCTGGCTCAGctccctgctgcttctgctgggagGGGCCCTACTGGGAGGGGCCCTGCTGTGGTGCCAGGCCCCACTAACCATGAGCAGCCTGTCCCAGTGA
- the Mettl27 gene encoding methyltransferase-like protein 27, whose protein sequence is MLEAGPDSPPRPSSSSTARLPRKGRIRAVSSELSAPWRPLRRMSREETEKLPQVLARIGASHGITDLACKLRVYDDWAPEYDQDVAALKYRAPGLAVDCLSRAFRGPPHGALILDVACGTGLVGVELQARGFLQVQGVDGSPEMLKQAQARGLYHRLSLCTLGQEPLPNPEGTFDAVIMVGALSEGQVPCSAIPELLRVTKPGGLVCLTTRSNPSNLPYKKALEATLDSLEQAGEWERLVAQPVERWELATSEQETGLGASDGFISGIIYLYRKQERAQGEGGRPSVQAPVDH, encoded by the exons ATGCTGGAGGCGGGGCCAGACTCTCCGCCCCGCCCCTCGTCCAGTTCCACCGCCCGTCTGCCCCGGAAAGGGAGAATCCGCGCGGTGAGTTCTGAGCTTTCAGCTCCTTGGAGACCCCTGCG GAGGATGAGTCGGGAGGAGACTGAGAAGCTACCCCAAGTACTGGCCCGGATCGGGGCCTCCCACGGTATCACCGACCTAGCCTGCAAGCTCCGCGTCTATGACGACTGGGCTCCGGAGTACGACCAG GACGTGGCTGCTTTGAAGTACCGAGCCCCTGGCCTTGCTGTGGATTGTCTCAGTCGAGCCTTTCGCGGCCCACCCCATGGTGCCTTGATCCTGGATGTGGCCTGCGGCACTGGCCTGGTGGGTGTGGAG CTGCAGGCTCGGGGCTTCCTCCAGGTGCAGGGGGTGGATGGAAGCCCAGAAATGCTGAAGCAGGCCCAGGCACGTGGCCTGTACCACCGCCTCAGCCTCTGCACCCTGGGCCAGGAGCCGCTGCCCAACCCTGAAG GGACCTTTGACGCTGTGATCATGGTGGGGGCCCTCAGTGAGGGACAGGTGCCCTGCAGTGCCATTCCTGAGCTCCTAAGAGTCACCAAGCCAG gtGGACTTGTATGTCTAACTACCAGGAGCAACCCATCCAACCTTCCCTACAAGAAGGCGCTGGAAGCAACCTTGGACTCCCTGGAGCAGGCTGGAGAGTGGGAACGTCTGGTGGCCCAGCCTGTGGAGCGCTGGGAACTGGCGACCTCAGAACAGGAGACAGGGCTGGGTGCCAGCGACGGCTTCATCTCTGGCATCATCTACCTTTACCGAAAGCAGGAGAGAgcccagggggagggagggaggcccagCGTCCAGGCCCCAGTTGACCACTGA